One segment of Channa argus isolate prfri chromosome 17, Channa argus male v1.0, whole genome shotgun sequence DNA contains the following:
- the LOC137102055 gene encoding toll-like receptor 5 has protein sequence MWMLDLQLVITCIFLQVPGCFPSCIIVGSVANCAFQKHSTVPALPPNITHLFLGNNYISEINSTSLSGLEQLQELDLGLQFVPLVIRNYAFQGQKHLKSLLLGFNVGLRLEKQAFVGLSSLQKLDLDYCSLQDSILMENYLEPLSSLEKLNLFGNQINRLQPSMSFAHMPNLKDLNLKLNKIDKICEPDLAGFQGKHFKVLNLQSAHLMFSKDIDWQKCGNPFRGMSFDTLDLSNNGLGVATSRQFFRAIEGTKISHLKLSGSMGRGFSFNNLPDPDNKTFEGLKNSSVRILDLSKNWIFALQQWVFSALKEVMIIDLSKNRVNQIHRNAFEGLQGNLKTLNLSHNLLGEIYSHTFASLTSLRVLDLSYNHIGVLGYASFNGLPNLRGLFLTGNSLRQLGFPSFLPSLDCLTLKDNKLKPSSMSSVTMFASNLILLDIQDNRLTDLGDVYMLVTQLKRLKHLFFGGNTIRKCLPHISTDLKNVKALDLHSSSLQDIWSQGVCLNLFDNLGHVLGLNLSLNALQSLPQGVFKGLTSVVEMDLSFNALTYLQADVFPKSLKLLYLSNNFIASPDPQAFHSLNFLNLKMNRFHCDSSLKSFLTWLNQTDVTFLSPVEELRCEFPSRFYNVSLLDYSTQVTQT, from the exons ATGTGGATGCTGGATCTTCAACTGGTTATCACCTGCATTTTCCTACAG GTGCCGGGGTGTTTCCCATCATGCATCATAGTGGGCTCTGTAGCCAACTGTGCCTTCCAGAAGCATAGTACTGTTCCTGCTCTGCCTCCGAACATCACCCACCTGTTCCTGGGCAACAACTACATTAGTGAGATCAACTCCACCTCCCTGTCAGGCCttgagcagctgcaggagcTGGACCTGGGGCTACAGTTTGTGCCACTCGTGATAAGAAATTATGCCTTCCAGGgacaaaaacatcttaaaagTCTTCTTCTCGGCTTCAATGTCGGCCTTCGACTGGAGAAACAAGCCTTCGTGGGACTGTCTAGTTTGCAGAAACTGGACCTAGATTACTGTTCACTTCAAGATTCCATACTAATGGAGAACTATCTGGAGCCACTGTCCTCCTTGGAGAAGCTCAACCTCTTTGGTAACCAGATAAACAGACTTCAGCCTTCAATGTCCTTTGCACACATGCCTAATTTAAAAGATTTGAATCTAAAGCTCAACAAAATTGACAAGATTTGTGAACCAGATCTGGCTGGTTTCCAGGGTAAACATTTCAAGGTCCTGAACTTGCAATCTGCTCACCTAATGTTCAGTAAAGATATTGACTGGCAGAAATGTGGCAATCCTTTTAGAGGAATGTCCTTTGACACACTTGACCTCTCTAACAATGGGTTAGGTGTGGCTACATCAAGGCAGTTTTTCAGAGCAATTGAAGGCACAAAGATCTCCCATCTCAAACTGTCTGGATCAATGGGTAGAGGATTCTCATTCAATAATCTTCCTGATCCAGACAACAAAACCTTTGAAGGGCTAAAGAACAGCTCAGTCCGTATTTTAGATCTGTCTAAAAACTGGATTTTTGCACTGCAGCAGTGGGTTTTCAGTGCACTGAAAGAAGTTATGATCATTGATTTATCCAAAAACAGAGTGAACCAGATACACAGAAATGCCTTTGAAGGTCTTCAGGGTAACTTAAAAACCCTCAACCTGTCACACAACCTGCTGGGGGAAATCTATTCTCACACATTTGCTTCTCTGACAAGTCTGCGAGTGTTAGATTTGTCTTATAATCACATTGGTGTATTGGGTTATGCCTCATTTAATGGACTTCCCAACCTCAGGGGGTTGTTTCTAACAGGGAACTCTCTACGACAATTAGGCTTCCCATCATTTCTACCGAGCTTAGATTGTCTAACGTTGAAAGACAATAAGTTGAAGCCCTCCTCAATGAGCAGTGTCACCATGTTTGCCAGTAACTTAATACTTTTGGACATTCAAGACAACAGATTAACCGACTTAGGTGATGTCTACATGTTGGTGACTCAGTTGAAACGCCTCAAGCATCTCTTCTTTGGAGGAAACACAATCAGGAAGTGCTTGCCCCACATTTCAACTGAtctgaaaaatgtcaaagctCTTGATCTTCACAGCAGCTCCCTGCAGGACATCTGGTCCCAGGGCGTATGTTTAAACCTGTTTGACAATCTTGGACATGTGCTGGGTCTCAACTTGAGCCTCAACGCCCTGCAGTCTCTCCCTCAAGGGGTTTTTAAAGGTCTCACCTCAGTTGTGGAGATGGATCTCTCATTCAATGCCTTGACATATCTCCAGGCTGACGTCTTCCCAAAAAGTCTAAAACTACTCTACCTCTCCAACAACTTCATAGCTTCCCCTGATCCTCAAGCGTTTCACTCACTTAACTTCCTCAACCTAAAAATGAACCGATTCCACTGCGACAGCAGCCTTAAGAGCTTCCTGACCTGGCTGAACCAGACCGACGTCACCTTCTTGAGCCCTGTGGAGGAGCTTAGGTGTGAATTTCCCTCTCGCTTCTATAATGTTTCTCTGTTAGATTACTCAACCCAGGTCACACAGACATAA
- the LOC137102056 gene encoding dystrobrevin beta-like isoform X5, which produces MVMEEGGQSDRGRGGTAEAAAMPAEGRQIFMELGEQNLDAICLSTYRTACKLRFIQKRCNLHLIDIYNVIEAVRDAGLNAVELNAIISVTRLENLVSSLFNQLSKRLPTTHTINPRESTILLVEFILAAIDCEPDSRLTVLSVKAMLATLCGGKLVDKLRYVFSQVSDSKGVLVLSKFDGFLREALKLPTALHEGPSFGYTHTLTRSCFPQQKKVMLNTFLDIVSDPPQCLIWLPLMHRMANVEHVYHPVTCSYCRGNTMTGFRYRCLRCRGYQLCQDCFWRGNASGSHSNQHQMKEHSSWKSPATKLGRALSRTLGCVSSREPPHPIYPEEPERTLNLANIVPTRPIGNNSETMLLSSSVPESSKSLAAAQRMNEEHALIAAYVNRLQSSPRVDSPSRQDEEHKLIARYTSRLAETEGAGITNQKN; this is translated from the exons ATGGTGATGGAGGAGGGGGGGCAGAGTGACAGAGGGAGGGGGGgcacagcagaagcagcagcaatgCCAGCAGAAGGGAGACAAATCTTCATGGAGCTTG GGGAACAGAACTTGGATGCCATTTGCCTGTCCACATATCGAACAGCCTGCAAGCTCAGATTTATACAGAAGAGATGCAACT TGCATCTGATCGACATATACAATGTGATTGAGGCAGTGCGGGATGCGGGTCTGAATGCTGTGGAGCTCAACGCCATCATTTCTGTGACTAGACTGGAAAACCTGGTGTCCTCCCTGTTCAACCAGCTCAGCAAGCGCcttcccaccacacacaccatcaaCCCCCGAGAGAGCACCATCCTGTTAGTTGAATTCATCCTGGCAGCCATTGACTG tgaACCGGACAGCCGCCTGACGGTGCTCTCTGTGAAGGCAATGCTCGCCACACTGTGTGGAGGGAAACTGGTGGATAAACTTCGCT atgTGTTTTCTCAGGTATCTGACTCCAAAGGTGTGTTGGTACTTTCAAAGTTTGATGGTTTTCTCAGGGAGGCCCTCAAGTTACCCACTGCCTTACATGAAGGACCATCGTTtggctacacacacactttaacacgCTCATGCTTCCCTCAACAG AAAAAGGTGATGCTCAACACGTTCCTGGACATTGTATCTGATCCTCCTCAGTGTCTCATCTGGCTGCCTCTCATGCACCGCATGGCCAACGTTGAACAtg TCTATCACCCTGTGACGTGCTCCTACTGTCGTGGCAACACGATGACGGGCTTCCGCTATCGCTGCCTTCGTTGCCGTGGTTACCAGCTGTGTCAGGACTGCTTCTGGCGCGGGAACGCCAGCGGCTCGCATAGCAACCAGCATCAGATGAAGGAGCACTCATCCTGG AAATCACCGGCAACAAAGCTGGGCCGAGCCTTAAGCAGGACTCTGGGCTGCGTGTCATCCAGAGAACCACCCCACCCCATTTACCCAGAGGAACCTGAGAGGACCCTCAACCTTGCCAACATAGT ccctACTCGACCTATTGGAAACAACAGTGAAACCATGTTGCTGTCCTCGTCGGTGCCTGAATCTTCAAAGAG TTTGGCGGCAGCTCAGCGTATGAATGAGGAACATGCTCTGATTGCTGCATATGTGAATCGCCTCCAGAGCAGCCCACG TGTCGACAGTCCTAGCAGGCAAGATGAGGAGCACAAACTGATTGCCCGCTACACGTCCCGACtggcagagacagaaggagcagGA ATAACcaaccaaaaaaactaa
- the LOC137102056 gene encoding dystrobrevin beta-like isoform X4 gives MVMEEGGQSDRGRGGTAEAAAMPAEGRQIFMELGEQNLDAICLSTYRTACKLRFIQKRCNLHLIDIYNVIEAVRDAGLNAVELNAIISVTRLENLVSSLFNQLSKRLPTTHTINPRESTILLVEFILAAIDCEPDSRLTVLSVKAMLATLCGGKLVDKLRYVFSQVSDSKGVLVLSKFDGFLREALKLPTALHEGPSFGYTHTLTRSCFPQQKKVMLNTFLDIVSDPPQCLIWLPLMHRMANVEHVYHPVTCSYCRGNTMTGFRYRCLRCRGYQLCQDCFWRGNASGSHSNQHQMKEHSSWKSPATKLGRALSRTLGCVSSREPPHPIYPEEPERTLNLANIVPTRPIGNNSETMLLSSSVPESSKSLAAAQRMNEEHALIAAYVNRLQSSPRVDSPSRQDEEHKLIARYTSRLAETEGAGVIPQRSINFDVNKQKRELIAQLESKNREILAEIKHLRAEHDAACQPSPEKGSTNPTLLAELRLLRQRKDELEQRMSSLQESRRELMVQLEGLMKLLKQEQASLFPHCYFLFSNVTLL, from the exons ATGGTGATGGAGGAGGGGGGGCAGAGTGACAGAGGGAGGGGGGgcacagcagaagcagcagcaatgCCAGCAGAAGGGAGACAAATCTTCATGGAGCTTG GGGAACAGAACTTGGATGCCATTTGCCTGTCCACATATCGAACAGCCTGCAAGCTCAGATTTATACAGAAGAGATGCAACT TGCATCTGATCGACATATACAATGTGATTGAGGCAGTGCGGGATGCGGGTCTGAATGCTGTGGAGCTCAACGCCATCATTTCTGTGACTAGACTGGAAAACCTGGTGTCCTCCCTGTTCAACCAGCTCAGCAAGCGCcttcccaccacacacaccatcaaCCCCCGAGAGAGCACCATCCTGTTAGTTGAATTCATCCTGGCAGCCATTGACTG tgaACCGGACAGCCGCCTGACGGTGCTCTCTGTGAAGGCAATGCTCGCCACACTGTGTGGAGGGAAACTGGTGGATAAACTTCGCT atgTGTTTTCTCAGGTATCTGACTCCAAAGGTGTGTTGGTACTTTCAAAGTTTGATGGTTTTCTCAGGGAGGCCCTCAAGTTACCCACTGCCTTACATGAAGGACCATCGTTtggctacacacacactttaacacgCTCATGCTTCCCTCAACAG AAAAAGGTGATGCTCAACACGTTCCTGGACATTGTATCTGATCCTCCTCAGTGTCTCATCTGGCTGCCTCTCATGCACCGCATGGCCAACGTTGAACAtg TCTATCACCCTGTGACGTGCTCCTACTGTCGTGGCAACACGATGACGGGCTTCCGCTATCGCTGCCTTCGTTGCCGTGGTTACCAGCTGTGTCAGGACTGCTTCTGGCGCGGGAACGCCAGCGGCTCGCATAGCAACCAGCATCAGATGAAGGAGCACTCATCCTGG AAATCACCGGCAACAAAGCTGGGCCGAGCCTTAAGCAGGACTCTGGGCTGCGTGTCATCCAGAGAACCACCCCACCCCATTTACCCAGAGGAACCTGAGAGGACCCTCAACCTTGCCAACATAGT ccctACTCGACCTATTGGAAACAACAGTGAAACCATGTTGCTGTCCTCGTCGGTGCCTGAATCTTCAAAGAG TTTGGCGGCAGCTCAGCGTATGAATGAGGAACATGCTCTGATTGCTGCATATGTGAATCGCCTCCAGAGCAGCCCACG TGTCGACAGTCCTAGCAGGCAAGATGAGGAGCACAAACTGATTGCCCGCTACACGTCCCGACtggcagagacagaaggagcagGA gtgaTACCTCAGCGCAGCATCAACTTTGATGTGAACAAACAGAAGAGGGAACTTATAGCTCAGCTGGAAAGCAAAAACAG AGAGATCTTGGCAGAGATCAAACATCTCCGCGCAGAGCATGACGCAGCATGCCAGCCCAGCCCGGAGAAGGGCAGCACCAACCCGACTCTGCTGGCCGAGCTTCGCCTACTCAG ACAGAGGAAAGATGAGCTAGAGCAGAGGATGTCATCTCTGCAAGAGAGCAGGAGGGAACTGATGGTGCAGCTCGAGGGGCTGATGAAGCTGCTCAAG CAGGAACAAGCCTCACTTTTTCCTCACTGCTATTTCCTCTTTAGCAATGTCACCCTTCTCTAG